The Paenibacillus uliginis N3/975 genome has a window encoding:
- a CDS encoding histidine phosphatase family protein produces MKTIIYMVRHGESPYNEGNERTRGLTPKGKIDIEKVTKLLIGEGIDMIISSPYTRAILSVEGLAEHLKLDIKVFEDLRERHFASYIIENAELMSSIRESFNDPDYTLPGGESNADCQKRAISVLKPILKEHRGKKIAIGTHGLVMTLMMNHFDSAFGLEFLDQLKKPDIYKMQFEDLELEEVTRMWND; encoded by the coding sequence ATGAAGACAATTATCTATATGGTTAGGCATGGAGAATCACCATACAATGAAGGAAATGAAAGAACAAGAGGGCTTACCCCAAAAGGAAAGATCGATATTGAAAAAGTAACGAAGTTACTTATAGGTGAAGGAATAGACATGATTATATCAAGTCCTTATACTCGAGCAATTCTTAGTGTTGAGGGATTGGCCGAGCACTTAAAGTTAGATATTAAAGTATTTGAAGATCTTAGAGAACGACATTTTGCATCTTATATTATTGAAAATGCAGAGTTAATGTCTAGTATCAGAGAGAGTTTTAATGACCCTGATTATACCTTGCCGGGTGGAGAGTCTAATGCTGATTGTCAGAAAAGAGCAATCTCAGTTCTAAAACCCATATTAAAAGAGCACAGAGGGAAGAAAATAGCAATCGGGACTCATGGTCTTGTAATGACTTTGATGATGAATCATTTTGATTCAGCTTTTGGCTTGGAGTTTTTGGATCAATTAAAGAAACCAGATATTTATAAAATGCAATTCGAGGACTTAGAATTAGAAGAAGTAACAAGAATGTGGAATGATTAG
- a CDS encoding AAA family ATPase produces MNLAVPVIQSQLMQILLNVSVIRPVFIWGAPGIGKSALVESFADQVGLPCVSLLGSQLAPEDIIGVPQIVDGKSQFCPPKMIARNEPYCLFLDELNACSQEVQKAFYSLIHERRIGDYHLPEGSIVIGAGNRAQDSAIVKPMSSALINRMFHVQLNVSFQDWISWAYENEIHPIVIEYLESRPDHLWSAPPKTEEPFSTPRSWHMLSDALREFGDNLSPEVVGILAGGSLTPAHATQFKAFYKNLSGKYQLNAILEGKISFPSAAEDRDVLYFLAQSFRAQIIKELPVRKDDISGNHRQFAHTVKKLIKDLSGISFEIAQLVVAKNEQSSNIPDWLMVEIVRDLPRLAVKDKG; encoded by the coding sequence TTGAATCTTGCTGTTCCTGTTATACAGTCACAATTGATGCAGATATTGCTTAACGTTTCCGTTATTCGCCCTGTCTTTATTTGGGGTGCCCCAGGGATTGGAAAATCAGCTTTAGTTGAATCATTTGCCGATCAAGTCGGACTTCCATGTGTTTCACTTTTAGGCTCTCAGCTTGCGCCAGAAGATATTATTGGCGTACCTCAGATCGTTGACGGCAAAAGTCAATTTTGTCCACCCAAAATGATTGCTCGCAATGAACCTTACTGTTTATTTTTGGACGAACTTAATGCTTGCTCGCAAGAAGTTCAAAAAGCTTTTTACAGTCTTATTCATGAGCGTCGAATTGGTGATTATCATCTTCCAGAAGGCTCGATTGTAATCGGTGCAGGCAACCGTGCGCAAGATAGTGCAATTGTAAAACCGATGTCCTCTGCGCTCATTAACCGTATGTTTCATGTCCAACTTAATGTATCGTTTCAAGACTGGATTTCTTGGGCGTACGAAAACGAAATTCATCCGATAGTTATTGAATATTTAGAGTCTCGCCCCGATCATCTGTGGAGTGCCCCTCCGAAAACGGAAGAACCGTTTTCCACACCCCGATCCTGGCATATGCTTTCGGATGCACTTCGCGAGTTTGGCGATAATTTGTCACCAGAAGTGGTCGGTATTTTAGCGGGTGGATCTTTAACTCCTGCTCATGCAACACAATTTAAAGCTTTTTACAAAAATCTAAGTGGTAAATATCAATTAAATGCTATTTTAGAGGGTAAAATTTCATTTCCGTCTGCTGCAGAAGATCGTGATGTTCTCTATTTTCTGGCTCAATCTTTTCGAGCACAAATTATTAAAGAGCTTCCCGTTCGAAAAGATGATATCAGTGGGAATCATAGGCAGTTTGCTCACACGGTAAAAAAATTGATTAAAGACTTGTCTGGCATTAGTTTCGAAATTGCACAGCTCGTTGTTGCAAAAAATGAACAATCCTCTAACATTCCTGACTGGCTGATGGTAGAAATTGTTCGTGATTTACCACGGCTCGCCGTTAAAGATAAGGGGTAA
- a CDS encoding vWA domain-containing protein produces MSKKSTLENPALKQFQAAVEIIENHPIFSPLCSRTSIVHRDGTPYPINGWATVTKGGYIYTHPKRRGETSEWVYVLAHCLLHLGLSHLKTKEHPVAWNAACDLYIAKFLADLKLGTPPSDMETRTDMTVKDEEFLYEQFCARGVPEVLKYFGTAGVASSDMDVRDTAARSYWGGEPEWEKYFAIGLSNAVTSAVSVAGGHSTSLTDSTNVKSAAQRAKRWFMDRYPLLGALASGFTIIEDQTICQRLSISIAAIDVVEREIYMNPAAGLTDEECIFVMAHELLHAGLQHHERCQGRDPYLWNVACDYVINLWLVEMQVGEYPKIGLLLDPELKGLSAESVYDKMVGDIRLYRKLATLRGNGLGDMIGKGDPALWDVRNGQTLDDFCKNALQQGLMYHEEQARGLLPSGLVEEIRALGQPPIKWDVELAKWFDSYFSPLEKTRSYARVSRRQSSTPDIPRPQWVHSGSSEDGRTFGVILDTSGSMDKKLLAKALGAIASYAQARDVPFARLVFCDAAPYDAGYVAPETIADRVQVRGRGGTVLQPAIDLITHAEDFPKNGPLLIITDGYCDKLTIRREHAYLLPKGNELPFSPKGPVFRID; encoded by the coding sequence ATGTCAAAAAAATCGACACTTGAAAATCCAGCTTTAAAACAATTCCAAGCAGCAGTAGAGATAATTGAAAACCATCCTATTTTTTCGCCTTTATGTTCAAGAACGAGTATTGTCCATCGTGACGGGACCCCTTATCCAATAAATGGTTGGGCAACCGTTACAAAAGGTGGATATATTTACACGCATCCTAAACGCCGAGGCGAAACCTCAGAGTGGGTCTATGTGCTTGCTCATTGTTTGTTGCATTTAGGACTTAGTCATTTGAAAACGAAAGAACATCCAGTGGCATGGAATGCAGCTTGTGATTTGTACATTGCCAAATTTCTTGCTGATTTGAAACTAGGAACACCTCCTTCTGATATGGAAACACGGACAGATATGACCGTAAAGGATGAGGAGTTTCTTTATGAGCAATTTTGTGCACGGGGCGTGCCGGAAGTTTTGAAATATTTTGGCACAGCAGGTGTAGCAAGTTCGGATATGGATGTTCGGGATACAGCAGCGCGTAGCTATTGGGGGGGAGAACCCGAATGGGAAAAATACTTTGCAATTGGGTTATCTAATGCGGTCACAAGTGCTGTAAGTGTGGCGGGAGGTCACTCTACTTCTTTAACGGATTCTACGAATGTTAAAAGTGCTGCGCAACGGGCAAAACGGTGGTTTATGGACCGTTATCCATTGCTCGGCGCACTTGCTTCCGGTTTTACAATTATTGAAGACCAAACCATCTGTCAACGATTAAGTATTTCCATTGCGGCTATTGATGTTGTAGAACGCGAAATTTACATGAATCCAGCAGCTGGACTAACCGACGAAGAATGTATTTTTGTGATGGCGCATGAGTTATTACACGCAGGTCTTCAGCATCATGAACGCTGCCAAGGTCGCGATCCTTATTTGTGGAATGTCGCTTGTGATTATGTCATCAACCTGTGGTTGGTTGAAATGCAAGTTGGTGAATATCCTAAAATTGGTCTACTTTTGGACCCAGAGTTGAAAGGTTTATCTGCAGAATCGGTTTACGACAAAATGGTTGGAGATATCCGCTTATATAGAAAATTAGCTACGCTTCGCGGCAATGGGTTAGGCGATATGATTGGCAAAGGTGATCCGGCGCTCTGGGATGTTCGAAATGGGCAAACGCTGGATGATTTTTGCAAAAATGCACTCCAACAAGGTTTAATGTATCACGAAGAACAAGCTAGGGGTTTACTTCCTTCTGGGCTTGTTGAAGAAATTAGAGCACTTGGTCAACCTCCGATAAAATGGGACGTTGAGCTTGCCAAATGGTTTGATTCATATTTTTCTCCACTTGAAAAAACGCGGTCCTATGCCCGTGTCAGCCGTCGCCAATCTTCAACTCCAGATATCCCAAGACCTCAATGGGTTCACAGCGGTTCATCTGAGGATGGGCGTACGTTTGGTGTGATCTTGGATACGTCTGGTTCAATGGATAAAAAGTTGCTCGCTAAGGCGCTTGGTGCTATTGCTAGTTACGCACAAGCTAGAGACGTACCTTTTGCTCGTCTTGTGTTTTGCGATGCAGCTCCTTACGATGCGGGTTATGTTGCCCCGGAGACAATCGCCGATCGTGTGCAAGTTAGAGGTAGAGGGGGTACCGTTTTGCAGCCTGCGATTGATTTAATTACTCATGCTGAGGATTTTCCGAAAAATGGCCCACTTTTAATTATTACCGATGGTTATTGCGACAAACTAACCATTCGACGAGAACATGCTTATTTATTGCCAAAAGGAAATGAACTACCTTTTTCTCCAAAAGGTCCTGTTTTCCGTATTGATTAA